Proteins encoded by one window of Leopardus geoffroyi isolate Oge1 chromosome X, O.geoffroyi_Oge1_pat1.0, whole genome shotgun sequence:
- the LOC123594000 gene encoding olfactory receptor 1468-like: MHQGNQSISKFFLLGLTVGSEQQKLIFMLFLCMYLVTMVGNLLIILAIINDAHLHSPMYFFLANLSFNDICFTTTTIPKMLADIPSQSPTISFAGCLTQMYFFMLLVDLDNFLLAAMAYDRYVAICHPLHYAALLSPKRCALLVVTPWVISNLVSILHLSLLSLLTICDQRKIPHFFCDLEPILRFACSDTQINDLTILVVGGAVIFIPFTFIIVSYAIICCTVLGVTSAKGKWRTFSTCGSHLSAVALFYGSIVGVYFLPSSAYSAERDKVAAIIYTIVTPMMNPFIYSLRNKDMKGALRRLFSKKTFFWRWLALP; the protein is encoded by the coding sequence ATGCACCAAGGAAACCAAAGTATCTCCAAATTCTTCCTCCTGGGACTCACTGTGGGGTCTGAACAGCAGAAGCTCATCTTTATGCTGTTTCTGTGCATGTATCTGGTCACCATGGTAGGAAACTTACTTATCATCCTGGCTATTATCAATGATGCTCACCTTCATagccccatgtacttcttccttgccaatctaTCCTTCAATGACATCTGCTTCACAACCACTACAATCCCCAAAATGTTGGCAGACATCCCAAGCCAAAGCCCAACCATCTCCTTTGCAGGATGCCTTACACAAATGTACTTTTTTATGTTGCTGGTGGACCTGGACAATTTCCTTTTGGCAGCCATGGCATATGACCGGTACGTTGCCATCTGTCACCCATTACACTATGCTGCATTACTGAGCCCCAAGCGTTGTGCCCTGTTGGTAGTGACTCCATGGGTCATCTCCAATCTTGTCTCAATACTGCATCTCAGTCTGCTGAGTCTCTTGACTATCTGTGATCAGAGAAAAATCCCACACTTTTTCTGTGACCTGGAACCCATTTTAAGGTTTGCTTGctcagacactcaaatcaatgacTTGACAATCCTAGTTGTTGGGGGAGCAGTTATCTTTATTCCCTTCACCTTCATTATTGTCTCCTATGCCATTATTTGTTGCACTGTACTTGGGGTTACTTCAGCCAAAGGGAAGTGGAGAACATTCTCCACTTGTGGCTCCCATCTCTCAGCTGTGGCCCTCTTCTATGGATCCATTGTTGGGGTATACTTTCTCCCCTCTTCTGCCTACTCAGCAGAAAGGGATAAAGTAGCTGCCATCATATATACAATTGTAACTCCCATGATGAACCCCTTCATTTATAGTCTGAGGAACAAGGACATGAAAGGAGCACTGAGGAGATTATTCAGCAAGAAAACCTTTTTCTGGAGGTGGTTAGCCCTGCCATAA